DNA from Thermococcus sp. CX2:
TGACCCTGACGCCGTGTTCCTCTAACCACCTGGCCTTTTCGGTGTTCCTGCGCGTTGCGATTACAGAATGGCCCGCCTCAGCCAAAGCTTTTGCGACCGCCCCGCCTATTGTCCCAGCACCTATAACGGCTATTCTCAAACCAATCACCCCAACAGCGTCTCCATTGCCTCGTTTACATCCTCAACGTCTCTTCCCACTATGATGGCCTCGAAATCTGCCCCGTATTTTTCCCGGTAGTTCCTAACCAGGAGCTCGTCGTTCACGGTGTCCCCTATGTAAACTCCCCCTTCACCCCGGGTGAGGTGCCATATTGCCCTCGGATCGGGCTTCACGTAGAGCTCCCTCGTCACAGCCTTCTCGAAGTGGAAGCCTATGAGCTTCTCCGCCAGCTCAAGCTCCAAGGCGCTTCTCCCAGTTATAACGCCGAGCTTGAACCGCTTTTTGGCCATCTCGAGCAGTTCCGCCCTTACTATTGGCTTCTCTCTCTTCCAGAGGCCATCGAAGTCGAAGAGCCTTCCCGGGTAGTGCTCGCCGAGGTAGAAGGTGTTGAAGACTCTTTCTATGCTCCCGTTGAAGAGCCCCACTCCAAACCGTTCGCGGACCCAGTCTATGCCCTCCCCCGCGGGAAACTCTCCGATGAGTTCCTCCACGTCCCCGGCCATGGCGAAGAGTATGAGGGCCTCGCTAACCTTGAAGTCGTCGCCAAACGCTCCTTTCCGCCTCAGCTCCCTTATCCAGTCTAGCTTGATTCTCTTCTTAACCCCAAAGAGCCCGAGGAAGTACTCGACGGTGAGCTTGGTTGCCAAGTCGTAGCTCTCCCTTACGTCGATTAAAACCCCATCAATGTCAAATATCAGCCACTTCATTTTATCCCCTCCACAAACTCCTTCAACGCCGCAATCAGCTCATCATTTTCTTCCCTTCTGCCGACGGTAACCCTTATGTATCCCTCCAATCTTCCGCCGAGCTTTCTCACCACGATGCCTTTTTCAAGCAAAAATTCATAGGCATTGAGCTTCATCAGTATGAAGTTGGCCTCGCTCGGATACGCGTAGTCCTTGAACTCCCGATAGATCCTCTCGCGCTCTTTAATTATGTAATTCACCTTTTCCATAACTACATCGTAGTGCCTCAGCATGACCTTTGCCGTTACCATAGTTAGGGCGTTCAGGCTGAAGGGAGACTTGATTCTGTATAGAGCGTCAACTATTTCTTCGCTTGCCAGGAAGTAGCCGACCCTCGCCCCGGCCAGACTGAAGGCCTTTGAGAACGTCCTCAGGATTATTAGGTTATCGTACTCATCGATCAGATCAACGTAGCTCTCTCCCGAAAACTCCGCATAGGCTTCATCCAGAACAACCGGCACCCCGGTATCGAGAACTTTAATTATCTCCTCCCTTGGCTGGGTATTGCCTGTTGGGTTGTTTGGGGATGTTATGAACACGAGGCTTGCCTTTTCTGCCTTTTCAGCAATTTTATCTCCGTTCATTATGAAGTTCTCATCTAGGGGTACTTCTACAATGGGAATTCCGTCCAGCTTTGCGTAGAAGTAGTACATGCCAAAGGTTGGAGGCGTCGTTACCACATATTCTCCATCAAAAATCCTCATGAGATAGCTCAGCAGCTCGTCCCCGCCGTTTCCAACGGCAACGTTTTCCGGACTAACCCCATAAAACTCGGCTATTGCTTCCCTGAGGGGCATCGAGGTTATGTGGGGGTAGCGGTTGAAAGGGGTTTTCCTAAGCTCTTCGAAGATTTCTTCCTTTATCTCGGGCGGCAAATCGAAGGGGTTCTCGTTCTTGTCAAGCCATATCCTGTAATCTCCCTCCAGAACTTTATAGGGCTGGAAAGATTTAACAAGAGGACTAATCCTCATTTCCTGCGCCTCCTTAACTCAGCCATAACCTCACTCAAACTTATGCCATTGTATGTTAAGAGAACCAAGAGGTGGTAGAGCATATCAGCAGTCTCGTAGATTATCCTTTCCCTGTTCTCTGCAACCAGAACCTCAACAGCTTCCTCACCGAATTTCTTGTAAATCTTCTCTTTCCCTTCAGCAAAGAGCTTTGAGGTGTAAGAGCCATCAAGGGGCTTCTCCTTTCTCTGCTTTATCAGCTCTTCAAGCTCTCTCAGGATTGTGAGCGAGTAGTCTATTCCGCCGGCGATTCTCTCAGGCTCCCCCAACTTTCTGTAAAAGCATGAGTAATTTCCCGTGTGGCATGCAGCACCAACCTGCTCAACAATTAAAAGCAGGGCATCGTTATCACAGTCTATCCTTATCTCCTTGACCTTCT
Protein-coding regions in this window:
- the hisIE gene encoding bifunctional phosphoribosyl-AMP cyclohydrolase/phosphoribosyl-ATP diphosphatase HisIE, with the protein product MEELIKKANWEKNGGIVPVIVQDTRGEVLTLAYMNREALRKTLETGYAHYYSRSQDRIRMKGEVSGNVQKVKEIRIDCDNDALLLIVEQVGAACHTGNYSCFYRKLGEPERIAGGIDYSLTILRELEELIKQRKEKPLDGSYTSKLFAEGKEKIYKKFGEEAVEVLVAENRERIIYETADMLYHLLVLLTYNGISLSEVMAELRRRRK
- the hisC gene encoding histidinol-phosphate transaminase codes for the protein MRISPLVKSFQPYKVLEGDYRIWLDKNENPFDLPPEIKEEIFEELRKTPFNRYPHITSMPLREAIAEFYGVSPENVAVGNGGDELLSYLMRIFDGEYVVTTPPTFGMYYFYAKLDGIPIVEVPLDENFIMNGDKIAEKAEKASLVFITSPNNPTGNTQPREEIIKVLDTGVPVVLDEAYAEFSGESYVDLIDEYDNLIILRTFSKAFSLAGARVGYFLASEEIVDALYRIKSPFSLNALTMVTAKVMLRHYDVVMEKVNYIIKERERIYREFKDYAYPSEANFILMKLNAYEFLLEKGIVVRKLGGRLEGYIRVTVGRREENDELIAALKEFVEGIK
- a CDS encoding HAD family hydrolase codes for the protein MKWLIFDIDGVLIDVRESYDLATKLTVEYFLGLFGVKKRIKLDWIRELRRKGAFGDDFKVSEALILFAMAGDVEELIGEFPAGEGIDWVRERFGVGLFNGSIERVFNTFYLGEHYPGRLFDFDGLWKREKPIVRAELLEMAKKRFKLGVITGRSALELELAEKLIGFHFEKAVTRELYVKPDPRAIWHLTRGEGGVYIGDTVNDELLVRNYREKYGADFEAIIVGRDVEDVNEAMETLLG